From the genome of Haloferax mediterranei ATCC 33500, one region includes:
- a CDS encoding methyltransferase family protein, translated as MLLTLSEVLLGIGLVAGVVNLGGVWASILGYTSYYPLGEKNLQFHAFWGLSHTLNLSLLGLGILQFGTLGLPTWVFYLGIVLAIVGFVTVTISTFDLGVEQTQGLEGELRTDGLYQYSRNPQYVGYVLATVGYAFIAGSPFAIPLCGFYLAWWFSFPLAEEPWLREQYGDEYEQYLDRVPRFVGLRTLRLLVQSSASQ; from the coding sequence ATGCTATTGACACTCAGCGAGGTGTTGCTTGGTATCGGGCTTGTGGCCGGTGTGGTGAATCTCGGGGGCGTCTGGGCGAGTATACTCGGTTATACGTCGTACTATCCGCTCGGCGAAAAGAACCTCCAGTTCCACGCGTTTTGGGGGCTTTCGCATACGCTGAACCTATCGCTATTGGGACTCGGTATCCTCCAGTTCGGAACCCTCGGTCTCCCGACCTGGGTGTTCTATCTTGGAATCGTGCTCGCTATCGTCGGGTTCGTCACCGTCACCATCTCGACGTTCGACCTCGGCGTGGAACAGACGCAAGGATTGGAAGGTGAATTACGGACGGATGGACTGTATCAGTACTCACGAAACCCACAGTATGTCGGCTACGTTCTCGCGACGGTCGGGTATGCCTTTATAGCCGGTTCGCCGTTTGCGATTCCACTCTGTGGATTCTACTTAGCGTGGTGGTTCAGCTTCCCGCTCGCGGAAGAGCCGTGGCTGCGAGAGCAGTACGGAGACGAGTACGAGCAATATCTGGACCGCGTTCCTCGGTTTGTCGGCCTTCGGACGCTCCGATTACTGGTGCAGTCGTCCGCGAGTCAGTGA